The following are encoded together in the Tripterygium wilfordii isolate XIE 37 chromosome 18, ASM1340144v1, whole genome shotgun sequence genome:
- the LOC119984062 gene encoding actin-depolymerizing factor 7-like isoform X1 — protein sequence MCVTITANASSGMAVHDDCKLRFLELKAKRNFRYIVFKIEAQQVLIEKLGNPDETYEDFTCSLPADECRYAVFDFDFITAENCQKSKIFFIAWSPDTSNVRSKMVYASSKDRFKRELDGIQFELQATDPSEMSIDIVKDRAI from the exons ATGTGTGTGACGATTACA GCGAACGCGTCATCTGGAATGGCTGTGCACGACGACTGTAAGCTGAGGTTCTTGGAGCTAAAAGCAAAGAGGAACTTCCGATACATTGTCTTCAAGATCGAGGCGCAGCAAGTGTTGATAGAGAAACTCGGCAACCCCGATGAAACTTACGAGGATTTCACATGTTCTCTACCTGCCGATGAGTGTCGCTATGctgtttttgattttgatttcatcACGGCTGAGAATTGCCAGAAGAGCAAAATCTTCTTCATTGCAtg GTCTCCTGATACATCAAATGTGAGAAGTAAGATGGTGTATGCAAGCTCCAAAGATCGGTTCAAGAGGGAACTGGATGGTATCCAATTCGAGTTGCAAGCCACGGATCCAAGTGAAATGAGCATCGATATTGTAAAGGATCGAGCTATTTAG
- the LOC119984061 gene encoding tubulin beta-1 chain has protein sequence MREILHIQGGQCGNQIGAKFWEVVCAEHGIDSTGRYQGDTDLQLERVNVYYNEASCGRFVPRAVLMDLEPGTMDSVRSGPYGQIFRPDNFVFGQSGAGNNWAKGHYTEGAELIDSVLDVVRKEAENCDCLQGFQVCHSLGGGTGSGMGTLLISKIREEYPDRMMLTFSVFPSPKVSDTVVEPYNATLSVHQLVENADECMVLDNEALYDICFRTLKLTTPSFGDLNHLISATMSGVTCCLRFPGQLNSDLRKLAVNLIPFPRLHFFMVGFAPLTSRGSQQYRALTVPELTQQMWDAKNMMCAADPRHGRYLTASAMFRGKMSTKEVDEQMINVQNKNSSYFVEWIPNNVKSTVCDIPPTGLKMASTFIGNSTSIQEMFRRVSEQFTAMFRRKAFLHWYTGEGMDEMEFTEAESNMNDLVSEYQQYQDATADEEGYDYDEDEEIQEDA, from the exons ATGCGTGAAATCCTTCACATCCAAGGAGGCCAATGTGGCAACCAAATCGGAGCCAAGTTTTGGGAGGTGGTTTGCGCTGAGCACGGGATTGACTCGACGGGGCGGTACCAGGGGGACACCGATCTGCAACTGGAGCGAGTGAATGTGTACTACAACGAGGCCAGTTGCGGAAGGTTTGTTCCCCGAGCCGTGCTTATGGATCTGGAGCCAGGCACCATGGACAGCGTCAGATCTGGGCCATACGGTCAGATATTCAGGCCAGATAACTTCGTCTTCGGGCAGTCCGGGGCTGGAAACAATTGGGCGAAGGGACATTATACCGAGGGGGCTGAGTTAATCGACTCGGTGCTTGATGTGGTCAGGAAGGAGGCGGAAAATTGCGACTGTTTGCAAG GGTTTCAAGTTTGCCATTCTTTGGGAGGTGGAACTGGTTCAGGCATGGGCACCCTCCTCATTTCCAAGATAAGAGAAGAGTATCCCGATAGAATGATGCTCACCTTCTCTGTCTTCCCATCCCCCAAGGTGTCTGATACTGTTGTCGAACCTTATAATGCGACTCTCTCAGTTCACCAGCTTGTTGAGAATGCAGATGAATGCATGGTTTTGGACAATGAAGCTCTATATGACATCTGTTTCCGTACTCTTAAGCTTACGACTCCAAGCT TTGGAGATTTGAATCACCTCATTTCTGCCACAATGAGTGGTGTAACTTGCTGCCTTCGCTTCCCTGGCCAACTAAACTCAGACCTCCGCAAGCTTGCTGTTAATCTCATTCCTTTCCCTAGGTTGCACTTTTTCATGGTTGGGTTTGCTCCACTCACATCTCGTGGGTCTCAGCAGTACCGGGCTCTTACCGTTCCTGAGCTTACTCAGCAAATGTGGGATGCGAAGAACATGATGTGTGCAGCTGATCCTCGCCATGGCCGATATTTGACTGCTTCAGCCATGTTCCGAGGGAAGATGAGCACTAAAGAAGTTGATGAACAGATGATTAATGTGCAGAACAAGAACTCATCCTACTTTGTGGAGTGGATACCTAACAATGTGAAATCTACTGTATGTGATATTCCGCCTACGGGATTGAAAATGGCGTCCACGTTCATTGGAAACTCCACTTCAATCCAGGAGATGTTTCGAAGAGTGAGTGAGCAGTTCACAGCGATGTTCCGCAGAAAGGCTTTCTTGCATTGGTACACAGGAGAGGGCATGGACGAGATGGAGTTTACTGAGGCTGAGAGCAACATGAATGATCTTGTTTCTGAATACCAACAATATCAAGATGCAACTGCTGATGAAGAAGGATATGAttatgatgaagatgaggaaaTTCAGGAGGATGCCTGA
- the LOC119984060 gene encoding tubulin beta-1 chain, protein MREILHIQGGQCGNQIGAKFWEVVCAEHGIDSTGRYQGDTDLQLERVNVYYNEASCGRFVPRAVLMDLEPGTMDSVRSGPYGQIFRPDNFVFGQSGAGNNWAKGHYTEGAELIDSVLDVVRKEAENCDCLQGFQVCHSLGGGTGSGMGTLLISKIREEYPDRMMLTFSVFPSPKVSDTVVEPYNATLSVHQLVENADECMVLDNEALYDICFRTLKLTTPSFGDLNHLISATMSGVTCCLRFPGQLNSDLRKLAVNLIPFPRLHFFMVGFAPLTSRGSQQYRALTVPELTQQMWDAKNMMCAADPRHGRYLTASAMFRGKMSTKEVDEQMINVQNKNSSYFVEWIPNNVKSTVCDIPPTGLKMASTFIGNSTSIQEMFRRVSEQFTAMFRRKAFLHWYTGEGMDEMEFTEAESNMNDLVSEYQQYQDATADEEGYDYDEDEEIQEDA, encoded by the exons ATGCGTGAAATCCTTCACATCCAAGGAGGCCAATGTGGCAACCAAATCGGAGCCAAGTTTTGGGAGGTGGTTTGCGCTGAGCACGGGATCGACTCGACGGGGCGGTACCAGGGGGACACAGATCTGCAACTGGAGCGAGTGAATGTGTACTACAACGAAGCCAGTTGCGGAAGGTTTGTTCCCCGAGCCGTGCTTATGGATCTGGAGCCAGGCACCATGGACAGCGTCAGATCTGGGCCTTACGGTCAGATATTCAGGCCAGATAACTTCGTCTTCGGGCAGTCCGGGGCCGGAAACAATTGGGCGAAGGGACATTATACCGAGGGGGCTGAGTTGATCGACTCGGTGCTTGATGTGGTCAGGAAGGAGGCGGAAAATTGCGACTGTTTGCAAG GGTTTCAAGTTTGCCATTCTTTGGGAGGTGGAACTGGTTCAGGCATGGGAACCCTCCTCATTTCCAAGATCAGAGAAGAGTATCCCGATAGAATGATGCTCACCTTCTCTGTCTTCCCATCCCCCAAGGTGTCTGATACTGTTGTCGAACCTTATAATGCGACTCTCTCAGTGCACCAGCTTGTTGAGAATGCAGATGAATGCATGGTTTTGGACAATGAAGCTCTATATGACATCTGCTTCCGTACTCTTAAGCTTACGACTCCAAGCT TTGGAGATTTGAATCACCTCATTTCTGCTACAATGAGTGGTGTAACTTGCTGCCTTCGCTTCCCTGGCCAACTAAACTCAGACCTCCGCAAGCTTGCTGTTAATCTCATTCCATTCCCTAGGTTACACTTTTTCATGGTTGGGTTTGCTCCACTCACATCTCGTGGGTCTCAGCAGTACAGGGCTCTTACCGTTCCTGAGCTTACTCAGCAAATGTGGGATGCAAAGAACATGATGTGTGCAGCTGATCCTCGCCATGGCCGGTATTTGACTGCTTCTGCCATGTTCCGAGGGAAGATGAGCACTAAAGAAGTTGATGAACAAATGATTAATGTGCAGAACAAGAACTCATCCTACTTTGTGGAGTGGATACCTAACAATGTGAAATCTACTGTATGTGATATTCCGCCTACTGGATTGAAAATGGCGTCGACGTTCATTGGAAACTCCACTTCAATCCAGGAGATGTTCCGAAGAGTGAGTGAGCAGTTCACAGCTATGTTCCGCAGAAAGGCTTTCTTGCATTGGTACACTGGAGAGGGCATGGACGAGATGGAGTTTACTGAGGCTGAGAGCAACATGAATGATCTTGTTTCTGAATACCAACAATATCAAGATGCAACTGCTGATGAAGAAGGATATGAttatgatgaagatgaggaaaTTCAGGAGGATGCCTGA
- the LOC119984449 gene encoding heavy metal-associated isoprenylated plant protein 31, whose amino-acid sequence MSMVEVRVPNLDCEGCAVKLKKAIYKLKGVEEVEIEMDTQKITVRGYSVEEKNVLKAIKRAGKAAELWPFPGYSHYASFYKYPTYIVNHYYDAYNNKREATDSVHTFFHTPSVYSVAVASDEAVASLFSDDNPHACTIM is encoded by the exons ATGTCT ATGGTGGAGGTGAGAGTTCCTAACCTGGACTGCGAGGGCTGTGCAGTCAAGTTAAAGAAAGCTATCTACAAGCTCAAAG gAGTGGAAGAGGTGGAAATAGAGATGGACACACAGAAGATTACAGTGAGAGGGTATTCGGTGGAGGAAAAGAATGTGTTGAAGGCGATCAAGAGAGCCGGGAAGGCTGCGGAGTTGTGGCCATTTCCTGGGTACTCTCACTACGCATCATTTTACAAATACCCAACCTATATTGTGAACCATTACTACGACGCCTACAACAACAAAAGAGAAGCTACAGATAGTGTACACACTTTCTTCCACACACCTTCTGTTTATTCAGTTGCCGTGGCTTCTGATGAGGCTGTTGCTTCGCTCTTCAGCGATGACAATCCCCACGCTTGCACCATCATGTGA
- the LOC119984498 gene encoding uncharacterized protein LOC119984498, with amino-acid sequence MASDFGFKTFAILALALLLCVQCTLGEITCENLDQDTCAYAISSTGKRCVLEKQVRRSGEEAYTCRTSEIEADRLRNWVETDQCLKACGLDRKALGISSDSLLESRFTQKLCSPQCYDSCPNVVDLYFNLAAGEGVFLPKLCETQEGGNVRRGMAEIRSSGHVASGQIHHGKLVGAPGPIYSDKYTVATAEAPYY; translated from the exons ATGGCTTCCGATTTTGGCTTCAAGACCTTCGCAATCCTAGCACTTGCACTTCTCCTCTGTGTCCAATGCACTCTAG GAGAAATAACATGTGAGAATCTCGACCAAGACACATGCGCCTATGCGATATCGTCGACGGGAAAGAGGTGTGTGCTGGAAAAGCAAGTGAGGAGGAGCGGAGAGGAGGCGTACACATGCCGCACATCAGAAATTGAGGCAGACAGGTTAAGGAATTGGGTTGAGACTGATCAGTGCCTCAAAGCATGTGGTCTTGACCGGAAAGCACTCGGAATCTCATCAGACTCTCTGCTTGAATCTCGCTTCACACAAAAGCTCTGCTCCCCGCAGTGCTATGACAGCTGCCCCAACGTTGTCGATCTCTACTTCAACCTTGCCGCCGGTGAAG GTGTGTTCCTTCCAAAATTGTGCGAGACACAAGAAGGAGGAAATGTGCGCAGAGGAATGGCCGAAATCCGAAGCTCTGGTCACGTTGCGTCAGGACAAATACACCATGGAAAGCTCGTCGGTGCTCCAGGACCAATTTACTCTGACAAGTACACGGTTGCTACGGCAGAGGCACCTTATTATTAA
- the LOC119984062 gene encoding actin-depolymerizing factor 7-like isoform X2, with product MAVHDDCKLRFLELKAKRNFRYIVFKIEAQQVLIEKLGNPDETYEDFTCSLPADECRYAVFDFDFITAENCQKSKIFFIAWSPDTSNVRSKMVYASSKDRFKRELDGIQFELQATDPSEMSIDIVKDRAI from the exons ATGGCTGTGCACGACGACTGTAAGCTGAGGTTCTTGGAGCTAAAAGCAAAGAGGAACTTCCGATACATTGTCTTCAAGATCGAGGCGCAGCAAGTGTTGATAGAGAAACTCGGCAACCCCGATGAAACTTACGAGGATTTCACATGTTCTCTACCTGCCGATGAGTGTCGCTATGctgtttttgattttgatttcatcACGGCTGAGAATTGCCAGAAGAGCAAAATCTTCTTCATTGCAtg GTCTCCTGATACATCAAATGTGAGAAGTAAGATGGTGTATGCAAGCTCCAAAGATCGGTTCAAGAGGGAACTGGATGGTATCCAATTCGAGTTGCAAGCCACGGATCCAAGTGAAATGAGCATCGATATTGTAAAGGATCGAGCTATTTAG
- the LOC119984452 gene encoding heavy metal-associated isoprenylated plant protein 39-like, protein MAQKVVLKVMTMTDEKTKQKAIEAAADIFGVDAIAADLKEQKLIVIGNMDPVAVVKKLKKVGKVDIVSVGPAKEEKKEEKKEEKKEEKKEEKKEDKKEDKK, encoded by the exons ATGGCACAG AAAGTGGTGTTGAAGGTAATGACCATGACTGATGAAAAAACAAAGCAGAAAGCCATAGAGGCTGCTGCTGATATATTCG GAGTTGATGCGATCGCGGCGGATCTGAAAGAGCAGAAGCTAATCGTGATAGGAAATATGGACCCAGTTGCTGTAGTGAAAAAGTTGAAGAAGGTAGGTAAAGTGGACATTGTATCAGTTGGACCAgccaaggaagagaagaaggaagagaagaaagaagaaaagaaggaagaaaagaaagaggagaaaaaagaggACAAGAAAGAAGACAAGAAATAA
- the LOC119984059 gene encoding oxalate--CoA ligase: MESLTLTGLLKRVAVEFPSRRAVAVSGKFDLTHARLQELVEITASRLIASGIKSGDVVALTFPNTVESVIMFLAVIRARATAAPLNQAYTPEEFEFYLSDSESKLLLTSQEGNKAAQAAASKLNISHATAFLPDADSELVLSLNQSEPDHNSVSKLVNDPTDVALFLHTSGTTSRPKGVPLTQLNLASSVQNIKSVYKLSESDSTVIVLPLFHVHGLLAGLLSSLGAGASVALPAAGRFSTSTFWSDMNQFNATWYTAVPTIHQIILDRHSNNPESVYPKLRFIRTCSASLAPVILSRLEDSFGAPVLEAYAMTEASHLMCSNPLPEDGPHKPGSVGKPVGQEMAILDENGVEQEEGSSGEVCIRGANVTKGYKNNLEANKAAFQFGWLHTGDLGYFDSDGYLHLVGRIKELINRGGEKISPIEVDAVLLSHPDISQAVAFGVPDDKYGEEINCAIIPREGSNIDEADVTRFCKKNLAAFKVPKKVFITDSLPKTASGKIQRRIVAQHFLA; this comes from the exons ATGGAGAGTCTCACGTTGACAGGTTTGTTGAAACGCGTCGCCGTAGAATTTCCGTCAAGGAGAGCTGTGGCTGTCTCCGGAAAGTTCGATTTGACGCACGCACGGCTTCAGGAACTAGTTGAAATTACCGCTTCCAGGCTCATTGCTTCCGGAATCAAATCCGGCGATGTCGTTGCGCTTACGTTTCCAAACACTGTTGAG TCTGTAATTATGTTTTTGGCCGTGATTCGAGCTAGAGCCACGGCGGCGCCGCTTAATCAGGCTTACACACCGGAGGAGTTCGAGTTTTACCTGTCCGACTCAGAGTCGAAGCTTTTACTGACGTCACAAGAAGGAAACAAAGCGGCTCAAGCCGCGGCCTCGAAGCTCAACATTTCTCACGCCACCGCCTTCCTTCCTGATGCCGATTCCGAACTCGTTCTCTCACTAAATCAGTCCGAGCCAGACCACAACTCGGTATCCAAACTCGTTAACGATCCTACCGACGTGGCGCTATTTCTCCATACATCTGGCACCACGAGCCGGCCGAAAGGAGTTCCTCTGACTCAGCTTAACTTAGCCTCTTCCGTGCAGAACATTAAATCAGTGTACAAACTttcggaatcagattcaacagtTATCGTCCTTCCGTTATTTCACGTTCACGGATTGCTAGCCGGCTTGCTGAGCTCACTCGGAGCCGGAGCATCCGTGGCGCTTCCAGCAGCTGGAAGGTTCTCGACTTCAACCTTCTGGTCCGACATGAATCAATTCAATGCGACATGGTACACAGCGGTCCCCACAATCCACCAGATCATATTGGACCGCCATTCGAATAACCCGGAATCCGTATACCCAAAGCTCCGGTTCATCAGAACCTGCAGCGCATCATTGGCGCCTGTCATTTTGTCTCGGCTAGAAGATTCATTTGGCGCGCCAGTGTTGGAGGCGTATGCGATGACGGAGGCGAGTCATTTGATGTGTTCAAATCCATTACCGGAAGACGGCCCGCATAAGCCAGGGTCAGTGGGTAAACCCGTGGGTCAAGAGATGGCAATACTGGATGAGAATGGTGTGGAACAAGAGGAAGGAAGTAGTGGTGAAGTGTGTATTAGAGGAGCAAATGTGACCAAAGGATACAAAAATAATCTGGAGGCCAACAAGGCTGCATTTCAATTCGGGTGGCTTCATACCGGAGATCTCGGGTACTTTGACTCGGATGGGTATTTGCATCTTGTTGGCCGTATTAAAGAGCTCATCAACCGTGGAG ggGAGAAAATATCACCAATTGAAGTGGATGCGGTCCTTTTGTCTCATCCCGATATTTCACAAGCAGTTGCTTTTGGAGTTCCTGATGACAAATACGGAGAAGAG ATAAACTGCGCAATTATTCCCAGAGAAGGATCAAATATTGATGAGGCGGATGTGACGAGATTTTGCAAGAAGAATTTAGCAGCATTCAAGGTCCCTAAGAAGGTTTTCATCACTGATTCTCTACCCAAGACAGCTAGTGGAAAAATCCAACGCAGGATCGTAGCACAGCACTTCCTTGCATGA